From Cellulosimicrobium cellulans, the proteins below share one genomic window:
- the rimI gene encoding ribosomal protein S18-alanine N-acetyltransferase → MSTRRYEIRLRPLKAADLDRVVELERELFGRGAWTYGMLADELAGLGRWYVAAEPVRLYAAGPQPVVGYAGLWFDGDVTQVMTLGVDPAFQHQGVGSTLLEALIARSRDLGASAVLLEVRVDNDPALALYAKYGFEQLGIRKRYYQPEDVDAFTMRLELGATTTPDAPDGTASETGAVA, encoded by the coding sequence ATGAGCACGCGCCGCTACGAGATCCGCCTGCGCCCGCTCAAGGCGGCCGACCTGGACCGCGTGGTCGAGCTCGAGCGCGAGCTGTTCGGGCGCGGCGCGTGGACCTACGGGATGCTCGCCGACGAGCTCGCGGGCCTCGGCCGCTGGTACGTCGCCGCGGAGCCCGTGCGCCTCTACGCCGCCGGCCCGCAGCCCGTGGTCGGCTACGCGGGCCTGTGGTTCGACGGCGACGTCACGCAGGTCATGACCCTCGGCGTCGACCCCGCGTTCCAGCACCAGGGCGTCGGCTCGACGCTCCTGGAGGCGCTGATCGCCCGCTCGCGCGACCTGGGCGCGAGCGCGGTGCTGCTCGAGGTGCGGGTCGACAACGACCCGGCGCTCGCGCTCTACGCGAAGTACGGGTTCGAGCAGCTCGGCATCCGCAAGCGCTACTACCAGCCGGAGGACGTGGACGCCTTCACGATGCGGCTGGAGCTCGGCGCGACGACGACGCCCGACGCGCCGGACGGGACGGCCTCCGAGACCGGCGCCGTCGCGTGA
- a CDS encoding sulfurtransferase: MTAPAPRGPGLGTDDRGSDAARRSRVLVTAPALAKALTGDRPPVVLDVRWALGVTDGREQHRAGHIPGAAYVDLESELAAPPSAAAGRHPLPEPADLQAAARRWGVRADRPVVVYDAVGGTSAARAWWLLRWAGHDDVRILDGGLAAWSATGRALDEGEVRPEPGDVVVTPGGMPVLDADGAADLATSGVLLDARAGERYRGEVEPVDPRAGHVPGAVSAPTTGNLAADGTFLADDALRERFAVLGVAGVTAAASAADGGRAVGVYCGSGVTAAHEIAALATLGVDAALYAGSWSQWSNDPARPAAT, encoded by the coding sequence GTGACCGCGCCCGCGCCCCGCGGCCCGGGCCTCGGCACGGACGACCGCGGGAGCGACGCCGCGCGACGCTCGCGCGTCCTCGTCACCGCCCCCGCGCTCGCGAAGGCGCTCACGGGGGACCGCCCGCCGGTCGTGCTCGACGTGCGGTGGGCGCTCGGCGTCACCGACGGCCGCGAGCAGCACCGGGCGGGGCACATCCCGGGTGCGGCGTACGTCGACCTCGAGAGCGAGCTCGCCGCGCCGCCCTCGGCCGCGGCGGGGCGGCACCCGCTGCCCGAGCCCGCCGACCTCCAGGCCGCGGCGCGGCGCTGGGGCGTGCGCGCGGACCGGCCCGTGGTCGTCTACGACGCCGTGGGCGGCACGTCCGCCGCGCGCGCCTGGTGGCTGCTGCGCTGGGCCGGGCACGACGACGTGCGCATCCTCGACGGGGGGCTCGCCGCCTGGTCGGCAACCGGGCGCGCGCTCGACGAGGGCGAGGTGCGGCCCGAGCCGGGCGACGTCGTCGTCACGCCGGGCGGGATGCCCGTGCTCGACGCCGACGGTGCGGCGGACCTCGCGACGTCGGGCGTCCTGCTCGACGCACGCGCGGGCGAGCGCTACCGCGGCGAGGTCGAGCCGGTCGACCCCAGGGCGGGCCACGTCCCCGGTGCGGTGAGCGCGCCGACGACGGGCAACCTCGCCGCCGACGGGACGTTCCTGGCCGACGACGCGCTCCGGGAGCGGTTCGCCGTGCTCGGGGTCGCGGGGGTGACGGCGGCGGCCTCGGCAGCGGACGGCGGTCGCGCCGTGGGCGTGTACTGCGGTTCCGGCGTGACCGCCGCGCACGAGATCGCCGCGCTCGCGACCCTGGGCGTCGACGCGGCGCTGTACGCGGGCTCGTGGTCGCAGTGGTCGAACGACCCGGCGCGACCCGCCGCGACCTGA
- the tsaB gene encoding tRNA (adenosine(37)-N6)-threonylcarbamoyltransferase complex dimerization subunit type 1 TsaB has product MAVLALDTSASVTVAVVSDDGARLARRDAPERRRHAEALAPLVEEALAEAGVDRSDLTAVAVGTGPAPFTGLRVGLVTARALGFALGIPVLGVPSLDAIAAQAVSDLGLEPDDELLVATDARRREVYWARYRVVAHEGPHAVPVLETVAGPDVGPAAAVAEHAVGAVVVGEGGELYPDALDAAEDAPQVPDAAVLARLAIARRAAGTDQPTEPLYLRRPDVHEAAARKRVSDSAPAPEAAR; this is encoded by the coding sequence GTGGCTGTTCTCGCGCTCGACACCTCCGCCTCCGTCACCGTCGCCGTCGTCTCCGACGACGGCGCTCGTCTCGCCCGCCGCGACGCGCCCGAGCGTCGCCGGCACGCCGAGGCGCTCGCCCCGCTCGTGGAGGAGGCGCTCGCCGAGGCGGGAGTCGACCGCAGCGACCTCACGGCCGTCGCCGTCGGCACGGGCCCGGCGCCGTTCACGGGCCTGCGGGTCGGGCTCGTCACGGCCCGGGCGCTGGGCTTCGCGCTCGGCATCCCCGTGCTGGGCGTCCCGAGCCTCGACGCGATCGCCGCCCAGGCGGTGAGCGACCTCGGCCTCGAGCCCGACGACGAGCTGCTCGTCGCGACCGACGCGCGCCGCCGCGAGGTGTACTGGGCGCGGTACCGCGTCGTCGCGCACGAGGGCCCGCACGCCGTGCCGGTGCTGGAGACCGTCGCCGGGCCCGACGTCGGACCCGCGGCAGCGGTCGCCGAGCACGCCGTGGGCGCCGTCGTCGTGGGGGAGGGCGGCGAGCTCTACCCGGACGCGCTCGACGCCGCCGAGGACGCGCCGCAGGTCCCCGACGCCGCCGTCCTCGCCCGGCTCGCGATCGCACGACGGGCCGCGGGGACCGACCAGCCGACCGAGCCGTTGTACCTGCGCCGCCCGGACGTCCACGAGGCCGCGGCGCGCAAGCGCGTGAGCGACAGCGCTCCCGCGCCGGAGGCGGCCCGATGA
- the tsaD gene encoding tRNA (adenosine(37)-N6)-threonylcarbamoyltransferase complex transferase subunit TsaD: protein MSAGEPLVLGIETSCDETGVALVRGRELLVDTVASSMDEHARYGGIIPEVASRAHLEAMIPTIERTLGTADVDLSEVDAIAVTAGPGLVGPLTIGASAAKALALALGKPLYGVNHVIGHAAVDELVHGPFPERVMALVVSGGHSSLLLVDDVATSVTELGSTLDDAAGEAFDKVGRLLGLPYPGGPHIDRLAREGDPTAIRFPRGLTARKDQEKHAYDFSFSGLKTAVARWVEARQDAGEEIPVHDVAASFAESVADVLTAKTIAACERHGVSTLVVGGGFSANSQLRDMAAKRCAEAGIELRIPPIRYCTDNGAMIAALGSAVVRAGVAPSSLDIGVDSSMPLTVTHV from the coding sequence GTGAGCGCCGGCGAGCCCCTGGTGCTCGGCATCGAGACGTCCTGCGACGAGACCGGCGTCGCGCTGGTCCGCGGTCGCGAGCTGCTCGTCGACACGGTCGCGAGCTCGATGGACGAGCACGCGCGGTACGGCGGCATCATCCCCGAGGTCGCGTCGCGCGCCCACCTCGAGGCCATGATCCCGACGATCGAGCGGACGCTCGGCACGGCCGACGTCGACCTGTCCGAGGTGGACGCGATCGCCGTCACCGCCGGTCCGGGTCTCGTCGGCCCGCTGACGATCGGCGCCTCGGCCGCCAAGGCGCTCGCGCTCGCGCTCGGCAAGCCGCTCTACGGCGTCAACCACGTCATCGGCCACGCGGCCGTCGACGAGCTCGTGCACGGACCGTTCCCTGAGCGCGTCATGGCGCTCGTCGTGTCCGGCGGCCACAGCTCGCTCCTCCTGGTCGACGACGTCGCGACGTCCGTCACCGAGCTCGGCTCGACGCTCGACGACGCGGCGGGCGAGGCGTTCGACAAGGTCGGGCGCCTGCTCGGCCTCCCGTACCCGGGCGGGCCGCACATCGACCGGCTCGCGCGCGAGGGCGACCCGACGGCGATCCGCTTCCCCCGCGGTCTCACCGCCCGCAAGGACCAGGAGAAGCACGCGTACGACTTCTCGTTCTCCGGCCTCAAGACGGCCGTCGCGCGCTGGGTCGAGGCGCGGCAGGACGCGGGGGAGGAGATCCCCGTGCACGACGTCGCGGCCTCCTTCGCGGAGTCCGTCGCCGACGTGCTCACCGCCAAGACCATCGCGGCGTGCGAGCGGCACGGGGTGTCGACGCTCGTCGTCGGCGGCGGGTTCAGCGCCAACTCGCAGCTGCGCGACATGGCCGCGAAGCGCTGCGCGGAGGCCGGGATCGAGCTGCGCATCCCGCCGATCCGCTACTGCACGGACAACGGCGCGATGATCGCCGCGCTCGGGTCCGCCGTCGTGCGGGCCGGGGTGGCGCCGTCGAGCCTCGACATCGGCGTGGACTCGTCGATGCCGCTGACCGTGACCCACGTGTGA
- the alr gene encoding alanine racemase — translation MSDTQRTTPTGAPAGAPAAPAYPARAVVDLAAVRDNVRALAGHAPSAQVMAVVKADAYGHGLVASALGALAGGATWLGTAQPSEALALRAAGIGVDRARVLTWLYPPGAPLRALVEADVDVSLAARWAVDEVVAAARAAGRTARVHLAVDTGLGRNGIMPADLPDVLDAVARAQAEGAVRVVGLWSHLAFADEPGHPSVVAQADVLDEAVRLAERAGVAPELRHLANSAATLTAPRTHYDLVRPGLAVWGMTPVPQLGPPSRYGLRPAMTLEARLATVKHVPGGHGVSYSHHYTTPQDTTLGVVPLGYGDGIPRHASGGGPTAAPGGPVLVGARPGTAGSRVLRVAGRVCMDQLVLDLGPDATERAGDVVTLFGAGDGVEHDGVPTAEDWARAAGTISYEITTRLGARVPREHVGIHVLDDGARALLAREQHPSTERTVRA, via the coding sequence GTGAGCGACACCCAGCGCACGACCCCGACCGGCGCACCCGCCGGTGCCCCCGCAGCACCCGCCTACCCCGCCCGCGCCGTCGTCGACCTGGCCGCGGTCCGGGACAACGTCCGCGCCCTCGCCGGGCACGCGCCGTCGGCCCAGGTGATGGCCGTCGTGAAGGCCGACGCGTACGGGCACGGCCTCGTGGCGAGCGCGCTGGGTGCGCTCGCGGGCGGCGCGACGTGGCTCGGGACCGCGCAGCCGAGCGAGGCGCTCGCGCTGCGCGCGGCGGGGATCGGGGTGGACCGTGCGCGCGTCCTCACGTGGCTCTACCCGCCGGGCGCCCCGCTGCGCGCGCTCGTGGAGGCGGACGTCGACGTGTCGCTCGCCGCGCGCTGGGCGGTCGACGAGGTGGTCGCCGCGGCGCGTGCCGCCGGCCGGACCGCGCGCGTGCACCTCGCGGTCGACACGGGCCTGGGGCGCAACGGGATCATGCCCGCCGACCTGCCCGACGTGCTCGACGCCGTCGCGCGCGCCCAGGCCGAGGGCGCGGTGCGGGTCGTCGGGCTCTGGTCGCACCTCGCGTTCGCCGACGAGCCCGGGCACCCGAGCGTCGTCGCGCAGGCCGACGTGCTCGACGAGGCGGTCCGGCTCGCGGAGCGCGCGGGCGTCGCGCCCGAGCTGCGCCACCTCGCGAACTCCGCCGCGACGCTCACCGCGCCGCGCACCCACTACGACCTCGTCCGCCCCGGCCTCGCGGTGTGGGGGATGACGCCGGTGCCGCAGCTCGGGCCGCCGTCGCGGTACGGGCTCCGACCCGCGATGACGCTCGAGGCGCGCCTCGCCACGGTCAAGCACGTGCCGGGCGGGCACGGCGTCTCCTACTCGCACCACTACACGACCCCGCAGGACACGACGCTCGGCGTCGTCCCGCTCGGCTACGGCGACGGGATCCCGCGGCACGCGTCGGGCGGCGGTCCCACGGCCGCGCCCGGCGGGCCGGTCCTCGTCGGCGCGCGCCCCGGCACGGCCGGCAGCCGCGTCCTGCGGGTCGCCGGCCGCGTGTGCATGGACCAGCTCGTGCTCGACCTCGGCCCGGACGCGACCGAGCGCGCGGGCGACGTCGTCACGCTGTTCGGCGCGGGCGACGGCGTCGAGCACGACGGCGTCCCCACCGCCGAGGACTGGGCGCGGGCCGCCGGGACCATCAGCTACGAGATCACGACGCGCCTCGGCGCGCGCGTGCCGCGCGAGCACGTGGGGATCCACGTGCTCGACGACGGCGCGCGGGCGCTGCTCGCGCGCGAACAGCACCCCAGCACGGAAAGGACGGTCCGCGCATGA
- a CDS encoding malonic semialdehyde reductase, which translates to MSTDTLAPASLQIDETTADRLFREARTTAQFTDAEVTDEQLAAVYDLVKWGPTAMNTVPLRILAVRTPEARERLVAHMNDGNKERVANAPLSLVVAYDPAFHQHLDTLFPHAPGVRENLDGVPEVRDGMARDNAHIQAGYLVVGLRAAGLAAGPMNGMDRAAIDAEFFADSGWRSMLVINVGVADGVGTPYPRSPRLAPEQAITTV; encoded by the coding sequence ATGAGCACCGACACCCTGGCTCCCGCGAGCCTGCAGATCGACGAGACCACGGCCGACCGCCTCTTCCGCGAGGCGCGCACCACCGCGCAGTTCACCGACGCCGAGGTGACCGACGAGCAGCTCGCCGCGGTCTACGACCTCGTCAAGTGGGGCCCGACGGCCATGAACACCGTCCCGCTGCGCATCCTGGCCGTGCGCACGCCCGAGGCCCGCGAGCGCCTCGTCGCGCACATGAACGACGGCAACAAGGAGCGCGTCGCGAACGCGCCGCTGTCGCTCGTCGTCGCGTACGACCCCGCGTTCCACCAGCACCTCGACACGCTGTTCCCGCACGCACCCGGCGTCCGCGAGAACCTCGACGGTGTCCCCGAGGTCCGCGACGGCATGGCGCGCGACAACGCGCACATCCAGGCGGGCTACCTCGTCGTCGGCCTGCGCGCCGCCGGCCTCGCCGCAGGCCCGATGAACGGCATGGACCGCGCCGCGATCGACGCCGAGTTCTTCGCGGACAGCGGCTGGAGGTCCATGCTCGTCATCAACGTCGGCGTGGCCGACGGCGTCGGCACGCCCTACCCGCGCTCGCCGCGCCTCGCGCCCGAGCAGGCCATCACGACCGTCTGA
- the tsaE gene encoding tRNA (adenosine(37)-N6)-threonylcarbamoyltransferase complex ATPase subunit type 1 TsaE: protein MSDDPTPTAPAGPPADVADAHGVVVLPDADATRAFGRALAGVLRAGDLVILTGDLGAGKTTLTQGIGAGLGVRGQVASPTFIVAREHPSLVGGPALVHVDAYRLGSLDEVDALDLDSSLEESVTVVEWGSGLVEALAGDRLELVLERPRGDATEVVPDGSSDDEDAPEAGARRVTVRGVGARWADLDVAALTR, encoded by the coding sequence ATGAGCGACGACCCGACCCCCACGGCGCCCGCCGGGCCCCCCGCCGACGTGGCCGACGCGCACGGCGTCGTCGTCCTGCCCGACGCCGACGCCACGCGCGCGTTCGGCCGCGCGCTCGCGGGCGTGCTGCGCGCGGGCGACCTCGTGATCCTCACGGGCGACCTCGGCGCGGGGAAGACGACGCTCACGCAGGGCATCGGCGCCGGGCTCGGCGTGCGCGGGCAGGTCGCGTCCCCGACGTTCATCGTCGCGCGCGAGCACCCGTCGCTCGTGGGCGGCCCCGCGCTCGTGCACGTGGACGCGTACCGGCTCGGCTCGCTCGACGAGGTCGACGCGCTCGACCTCGACTCGAGCCTGGAGGAGTCGGTGACCGTCGTCGAGTGGGGCAGCGGGCTCGTCGAGGCGCTCGCGGGCGACCGGCTCGAGCTGGTGCTCGAGCGCCCGCGCGGCGACGCGACCGAGGTCGTGCCCGATGGTTCGTCCGACGACGAGGACGCACCCGAGGCGGGTGCACGCCGGGTGACCGTGCGCGGCGTCGGCGCGCGCTGGGCGGACCTCGACGTCGCGGCGCTGACCCGCTAG